Proteins found in one Panicum hallii strain FIL2 chromosome 4, PHallii_v3.1, whole genome shotgun sequence genomic segment:
- the LOC112890826 gene encoding two-component response regulator ARR2-like isoform X1: MVEHHPVMGNLSVLLLDDNPTSLWIISNMLVESGFKVIPFQKVDMALDFVKSRAAIEEELDLVLAEVHLRNIAPGSLANSELLHHILNELQVPVITMCAHHDEAALSEHVALGACSHVLKPLDTASLNTLKQKALEHKSKKATPQGPIPNRTKSRMVSSSTERLQEMLILEGNNLSNPGNSEFEVPEVEKAHGCSKKLGRVTWTVELHEKFLDAIEVLGDKYATPERIRRLMNVKGLTWKHIGSHLQKHRLRKQNAKQGGQHQRNASTKLVSELIGSGQTAATTESITPRVDADIREAYPSRMWKQVKEEAALKTYMYTRTSGISRDGTKSVWDEYQKGLQKEFSASNKRWQQIGLSLSKCQLPVKNNVVVIDGGVSSEAPKAAGEIGYGASVEISGSSSLSTSLLIKLEITIILKLLANTTMWETLICLKVP; the protein is encoded by the exons ATGGTGGAACACCACCCTGTGATGGGAAACCTTTCAGTTCTGCTTCTGGATGATAACCCAACTTCCTTGTGGATCATTTCAAATATGCTTGTGGAGTCTGGTTTCAAAG TTATCCCCTTCCAAAAAGTGGATATGGCCCTGGATTTTGTTAAAAGCAGGGCTGCTATCGAGGAGGAGCTTGATTTGGTATTGGCGGAAGTTCATCTTCGCAATATAGCACCAGGTTCTTTGGCAAACTCTGAGCTGCTCCACCACATACTAAATGAACTTCAAGTCCCTGTTATCA CAATGTGCGCTCATCACGATGAGGCGGCACTCTCCGAACATGTGGCCCTGGGAGCATGTTCCCATGTGCTCAAGCCATTGGACACAGCAAGCTTGAACACGCTGAAGCAGAAAGCATTAGAACACAAGTCTAAAAAGGCAACACCTCAAGGGCCAATCCCTAATAGGACCAAAAGTAGAATGGTTTCATCATCTACTGAAAGGCTCCAGGAAATGCTTATCCTAGAGGGAAACAATTTATCCAATCCTGGAAACAGTGAATTTGAAGTGCCAGAAGTTGAAAAGGCACATGGTTGTTCAAAGAAGCTGGGTCGAGTTACATGGACTGTTGAGCTCCATGAAAAGTTCTTGGATGCTATCGAAGTTCTTGGTGACAAGT ATGCCACACCTGAGAGGATTCGGAGGCTCATGAATGTGAAAGGTTTGACCTGGAAGCATATAGGTAGCCATCTCCAG AAACATCGGTTGCGCAAACAGAATGCAAAGCAAGGAGGGCAGCACCAGAGGAATGCCAGCACAAAACTAGTGTCTGAGCTGATAGGATCAGGACAAACTGCAGCCACTACTGAATCCATCACACCCCGAGTTGACGCAGACATCAGGGAGGCGTACCCCTCAAGGATGTGGAAACAGGTGAAGGAAGAAGCAGCTTTGAAGACTTACATGTACACACGCACATCTGGAATTTCCAGAGATGGCACAAAGTCTGTGTGGGATGAGTACCAGAAGGGCCTGCAGAAAGAGTTTTCTGCATCAAACAAACGTTGGCAACAGATAGGGCTGTCATTGAGCAAGTGTCAGTTGCCTGTGAAGAACAATGTTGTTGTCATAGATGGAGGGGTTTCAAGTGAAGCCCCCAAAGCTGCTGGTGAAATAGGTTACGGTGCATCTGTAGAAATCTCTGGTTCAAGCAGCCTGTCAACAAGTTTGTTGATCAAGTTGGAGATAACAATCATACTGAAGCTGCTGGCAAATACGACAATGTGGGAAACATTAATCTGCTTGAAG GTACCATGA
- the LOC112890826 gene encoding two-component response regulator ARR2-like isoform X2 — translation MALDFVKSRAAIEEELDLVLAEVHLRNIAPGSLANSELLHHILNELQVPVITMCAHHDEAALSEHVALGACSHVLKPLDTASLNTLKQKALEHKSKKATPQGPIPNRTKSRMVSSSTERLQEMLILEGNNLSNPGNSEFEVPEVEKAHGCSKKLGRVTWTVELHEKFLDAIEVLGDKYATPERIRRLMNVKGLTWKHIGSHLQKHRLRKQNAKQGGQHQRNASTKLVSELIGSGQTAATTESITPRVDADIREAYPSRMWKQVKEEAALKTYMYTRTSGISRDGTKSVWDEYQKGLQKEFSASNKRWQQIGLSLSKCQLPVKNNVVVIDGGVSSEAPKAAGEIGYGASVEISGSSSLSTSLLIKLEITIILKLLANTTMWETLICLKVP, via the exons ATGGCCCTGGATTTTGTTAAAAGCAGGGCTGCTATCGAGGAGGAGCTTGATTTGGTATTGGCGGAAGTTCATCTTCGCAATATAGCACCAGGTTCTTTGGCAAACTCTGAGCTGCTCCACCACATACTAAATGAACTTCAAGTCCCTGTTATCA CAATGTGCGCTCATCACGATGAGGCGGCACTCTCCGAACATGTGGCCCTGGGAGCATGTTCCCATGTGCTCAAGCCATTGGACACAGCAAGCTTGAACACGCTGAAGCAGAAAGCATTAGAACACAAGTCTAAAAAGGCAACACCTCAAGGGCCAATCCCTAATAGGACCAAAAGTAGAATGGTTTCATCATCTACTGAAAGGCTCCAGGAAATGCTTATCCTAGAGGGAAACAATTTATCCAATCCTGGAAACAGTGAATTTGAAGTGCCAGAAGTTGAAAAGGCACATGGTTGTTCAAAGAAGCTGGGTCGAGTTACATGGACTGTTGAGCTCCATGAAAAGTTCTTGGATGCTATCGAAGTTCTTGGTGACAAGT ATGCCACACCTGAGAGGATTCGGAGGCTCATGAATGTGAAAGGTTTGACCTGGAAGCATATAGGTAGCCATCTCCAG AAACATCGGTTGCGCAAACAGAATGCAAAGCAAGGAGGGCAGCACCAGAGGAATGCCAGCACAAAACTAGTGTCTGAGCTGATAGGATCAGGACAAACTGCAGCCACTACTGAATCCATCACACCCCGAGTTGACGCAGACATCAGGGAGGCGTACCCCTCAAGGATGTGGAAACAGGTGAAGGAAGAAGCAGCTTTGAAGACTTACATGTACACACGCACATCTGGAATTTCCAGAGATGGCACAAAGTCTGTGTGGGATGAGTACCAGAAGGGCCTGCAGAAAGAGTTTTCTGCATCAAACAAACGTTGGCAACAGATAGGGCTGTCATTGAGCAAGTGTCAGTTGCCTGTGAAGAACAATGTTGTTGTCATAGATGGAGGGGTTTCAAGTGAAGCCCCCAAAGCTGCTGGTGAAATAGGTTACGGTGCATCTGTAGAAATCTCTGGTTCAAGCAGCCTGTCAACAAGTTTGTTGATCAAGTTGGAGATAACAATCATACTGAAGCTGCTGGCAAATACGACAATGTGGGAAACATTAATCTGCTTGAAG GTACCATGA
- the LOC112889708 gene encoding protein DETOXIFICATION 16-like yields MDGAAEASASAATAASSALLLPRAPPRTAVGAEVRRQVGLAAPLVVCSLLQYSLQVVSVMFAGHLGELSLSGASVAASFANVTGFSVLLGMGSALDTFCGQSYGARQYNMLGTHTQRAIIVLMLMGVPLAFILAFTAQILISLGQNPEISSEAGLYAQWLIPGLFAYGLLQCLTRFLQTQNIVQILVVCSGLTLLLHIMLCWFLVQTFGLGHEGAALATSISYWFNVALLAIYVKVSEAGRRSWKGWSREALRLKDVKEYMRLAIPSTFMTCLEYWAFEMVVLLAGFLPHPKLETSILSISLNTMWMVYTIPSGLSSATSIRVSNELGGGNPQAARLSIYISGIMCLTEGLFIAIITVLVRDIWGYLYSNEKEVVKYVSMMMPILATSDFMDGIQCTLSGAARGCGWQKVCSLINFFSYYAIGLPSAVTFAFVLKIGGMGLWLGIICAMAVQIFALIVLMLRTSWEEEAEKAQARVQCSDGSITSA; encoded by the exons AtggacggcgcggcggaggctAGCGCGTCGGCTGCCACGGCGGCGTCCTCGGCTCTCCTCCTGCCCCGCGCTCCCCCGCGCACCGCGGTGGGGGCGGAGGTGCGGCGGCAGGTGGGGCTCGCGGCGCCGCTGGTGGTCTGCAGCCTGCTGCAGTACAGCCTGCAGGTGGTCTCCGTCATGTTCGCCGGGCACCTCGGGGAGCTCTCGCTCTCCGGCGCCTCCGTCGCAGCCTCCTTCGCCAACGTCACCGGCTTCAGCGTCCTG CTGGGTATGGGAAGCGCACTGGATACCTTTTGTGGACAATCATATGGAGCAAGACAATATAATATGCTTGGGACACACACACAAAGAGCTATAATTGTTCTTATGCTTATGGGTGTGCCTCTGGCCTTTATTTTGGCCTTCACTGCTCAAATCCTTATTTCTCTTGGTCAAAATCCTGAAATATCATCTGAAGCTGGACTGTATGCTCAGTGGTTGATTCCTGGTCTTTTCGCATATGGTTTGCTTCAGTGCCTCACCAGATTCCTGCAGACCCAGAATATTGTCCAAATATTGGTAGTTTGCTCTGGACTTACTTTGCTACTCCACATTATGCTATGCTGGTTCCTGGTTCAGACTTTTGGCCTTGGTCACGAAGGTGCAGCTTTGGCGACCTCAATATCTTATTGGTTCAATGTGGCATTGCTAGCAATATATGTTAAAGTCTCTGAAGCTGGCAGAAGGAGTTGGAAAGGATGGTCCAGGGAGGCACTAAGGTTAAAGGATGTCAAAGAATATATGAGGCTAGCCATTCCATCTACTTTTATGACCTG CTTGGAGTATTGGGCATTTGAGATGGTGGTTCTCCTAGCAGGATTTCTTCCACATCCAAAACTGGAAACTTCAATTTTGTCCATCAG TCTAAACACAATGTGGATGGTTTATACAATTCCAAGTGGCCTCAGCAGTGCAACAAG CATTAGAGTGTCCAATGAATTAGGTGGTGGGAATCCACAGGCAGCACGCCTATCCATTTATATTTCAGGAATCATGTGCCTAACTGAAGGCCTTTTTATAGCTATCATCACAGTATTGGTGCGAGATATCTGGGGTTATTTATACAGCAACGAAAAAGAGGTTGTGAAGTATGTGTCGATGATGATGCCAATTCTTGCTACTTCTGACTTCATGGATGGAATACAATGCACGCTATCAG GAGCGGCTCGAGGATGTGGCTGGCAGAAAGTATGTTCACTTATCAATTTTTTTTCTTACTATGCTATCGGTCTCCCTTCAGCTGTTACTTTTGCATTTGTTCTGAAGATTGGTGGCATG GGCCTTTGGTTGGGAATTATATGTGCAATGGCAGTGCAAATATTTGCTTTGATCGTGCTGATGCTTCGAACCAGCTGGGAGGAAGAG GCTGAAAAGGCCCAGGCTAGAGTTCAGTGTTCAGATGGAAGCATAACATCGGCCTGA